The Neomonachus schauinslandi chromosome 4, ASM220157v2, whole genome shotgun sequence genome includes a region encoding these proteins:
- the PI15 gene encoding peptidase inhibitor 15, protein MIAVSAVSSALLFSLLCEASAVVLLNSTDSSPPTNNFTDIEAAVKAQLDSADIPKARRKRYISQNDMIAILDYHNQVRGKVFPPAANMEYMVWDENLAKSAEAWAATCIWDHGPSYLLRFLGQNLSVRTGRYRSILQLVKPWYDEVKDYAFPYPQDCNPRCPMRCFGPMCTHYTQMVWATSNRIGCAIHTCQNMNVWGAVWRRAVYLVCNYAPKGNWIGEAPYKVGVPCSACPPSYGGSCTDNLCFPGVTSNYLYWFK, encoded by the exons ATGATAGCAGTCTCTGCAGTCAGCAGTGCACTCctgttctcccttctctgtgaAGCAAGTGCTGTCGTCTTACTCAATTCCACTGACTCATCCCCGCCAACCAATAATTTCACTGATATTGAAGCAGCAGTAAAAGCACAACTAGATTCTGCGGATATCCCCAAAGCCAGGCGGAAGCGCTACATTTCGCAGAATGACATGATCGCCATTCTTGATTATCATAACCAAGTTCGGGGCAAGGTGTTCCCACCAGCAGCAAACATGGAATATATG GTTTGGGATGAAAATCTTGCAAAATCTGCAGAGGCTTGGGCAGCTACTTGCATTTGGGACCATGGACCTTCTTATTTACTGAGGTTTTTGGGCCAAAATCTATCTGTACGAACTGGAAG ATATCGCTCTATTCTCCAGTTGGTCAAGCCATGGTATGATGAAGTGAAAGATTATGCTTTTCCATACCCTCAGGATTGCAACCCCAGATGTCCTATGAGATGTTTTGGCCCCATGTGCACACATTATACGCAG ATGGTTTGGGCCACCTCCAATCGGATAGGATGTGCAATTCATACTTGCCAAAACATGAATGTCTGGGGAGCTGTGTGGCGACGTGCAGTTTACCTGGTATGCAACTATGCCCCAAA ggGCAATTGGATTGGAGAAGCACCCTATAAAGTAGGGGTACCATGTTCAGCTTGCCCTCCAAGTTATGGAGGATCTTGTACTGACAATCTTTGTTTTCCAGGAGTAACGTCAAACTACCTATACTGGTTTAAATAG